A genomic segment from Gavia stellata isolate bGavSte3 chromosome 4, bGavSte3.hap2, whole genome shotgun sequence encodes:
- the CCDC59 gene encoding thyroid transcription factor 1-associated protein 26 has translation MAAAWRGGPGPAAENAGAGARGPRRKRLWRPVLLRDVIGSVQEGRGFAFRRKQKIERQYRKLLKKGRKVHSQQDSQFTDTYPEHLKHLYLAEEEMLKKRRRAPDDSALSEEKLNKAVESVKTEGKFKKKTSNQKAKEEYEKIKAERARKKEEAEKRKQQREAAQQLYKQKKMEAYKILCKKTKRGQPNLNLQMEFLLQKIQQNT, from the exons ATGGCGGCGGCGTGGCGCGGCGGGCCGGGACCGGCGGCGGAAAATGCGGGCGCCGGGGCCCGCGGTCCCCGTCGAAAGCGGCTGTGGAGGCCCGTCTTGCTCCGCGACGTCATAGGCAGCGTCCAGGAGG GACGAGGATTTGCATTTCGGAGAAAGCAAAAGATTGAAAGACAATACAGGAAATTGttgaaaaagggaagaaaggtcCATTCACAACAGGATAGTCAGTTTACCGATACGTATCCAGAGCACTTGAAACATCTTTACCTAGCCGAGGAAGAAATGTTGAAGAAACGGCGCAGGGCTCCAGATGATTCAGCTttgtcagaagaaaaacttaACAAAGCAGTAGA GTCAGTTAAGACTGAAGGGAAGTTTAAGAAGAAAACGTCCAATCAGAAGGCAAAAGAAGAGTATGAGAAAATAAAGGCTGAGCGTGCtagaaagaaagag gaagcagaaaaaagaaaacaacaaagagAAGCAGCTCAACAGTTgtacaagcaaaagaaaatggaagcttACAAAATATTGTGTAAGAAGACGAAAAGAGGACAGCCAAATCTAAACTTACAAATGgagtttcttcttcagaaaatacagcaaaatacaTAA